From a region of the Mercurialis annua linkage group LG1-X, ddMerAnnu1.2, whole genome shotgun sequence genome:
- the LOC126665043 gene encoding S-protein homolog 5-like encodes MKYFKKECIVLLMFMFLLSSSDVLGRKRVRVIIINGVNSDNPLSLHCKSGDDDFGGKVLEYNQSFQFSFRPNIFGKTVFRCNFQVNNILWADKYYNLNQTTDVYGGKTDGLKCGSCYWEINQMGLCLGKAFTGPFDYCRYKWIY; translated from the exons atGAAATATTTTAAGAAAGAATGTATCGTGCTATTGATGTTCATGTTTCTACTATCATCAAGTGACGTGTTAGGTCGGAAAAGGGTTAGGGTAATAATAATTAACGGGGTAAACAGTGATAATCCTCTTAGCCTTCATTGCAAATCGGGAGATGATGATTTTGGTGGAAAAGTATTGGAATATAACCAGTCTTTTCAGTTCAGCTTTAGACCTAATATTTTTGGAAAGACTGTTTTTCGTTGTAACTTTCAAGTTAATAACATTTTGTGGGctgataaatattataacttgAATCAAACTACAGATGTTTACGGGGGTAAAACTGATGGTCTCAAATGCGGTTCATGTTATTGGGAGATTAACCAAATGGGACTTTGTTTGGGTAAAGCTTTCACTGGTCCATTTGATTATTGTCGTTATAAATG GATTTACTAA